In Fibrobacter sp., the sequence GCGGATTTACGGCCTTCCGGTCCAACCCGAAACGGCCCGTCATTCGCTATAGTACGAGACTACAAATTGGACATGTTGGCGGCGGCCAGAAGTATTGCCGCCATAACCGTGAAGCACAAAACAAGCCCGATAAAGACGACACCAACAATAATGCCGATGCGTTCTCTGCGCTTGTAATCAGCCGGATTGTAATCGGGAACGCAGTCCGTCATCTTGCCGGCACCGAGTTTTCCCATAATGACAAATATCGCGACATACCACACCCAATAAAGGATGGTAAAGACACCTATTGTTCCTTCCGGTTCATATAACGTCGACAACGCTCCCAGTATCATTTCGGGGATATTTACCAAGATACCCCAACCAATCATGGGCCAGAAGAAGCCGTACTGACTTTTTGTCGTTTCCCGGTGATGCACAATCCATGAAAGGAGCGGGCCACCGAGAGCCATGCTCCACATGAACTTGCCGGCGGGATGCTTCTGGATGCTCACGGCAGGGGCTGCTTCGCCAATTTGATCTTCGCTTTTTGAATCGAATGCCATAGGTGGCTCCTTTGAAAAGGTTCAAGATGAAAAATAATCAAAAAAGCAACGTAAATAAAAATTTTCGCACAAAATAATGAGTAAAAAAGCTCTAACCATCAATTAATGAATCGGATGGCCGAATAGACCATGCAAACATAAACACTGAAAATACAAGGAAGAAATATTTCATATAGGAGTACAAAACATGAAAAAGCTTGTGTTATTCATACTCGTTTTAACAGCCTTCGCCTTGGCTGGGACAACGCATCTTATCAAAGTCACCAAGGCGGACGGCACTACCGAACGATTTTGGGTGGAAACCGTAGCGAAAATAACGTTCGAGGCCGACAAGAACGACTCGTCCCAAGTATTGTCGACTCCCGCATCGGCAAAGCTGGCTGGCGCATCGGTCACCTGGAATCGCCATACAGGAAGTTTATCCATAAGCGTTCCGGAAAACCGTTCTATAGTCCGGATCTTTGACGCTCTGGGCAATTGCGTTTACCGTAACGCAAGTCTCGTGAAGGGAGCAAACGAGATCTATCCGGGGCTCCATTCCGGGCTCTATGTGGTGCAGGTCCAAACGGGAACCCGCCTTACAAATCTCAACATCAACGTGAAGCAGTAGGAGGATACAATGAAAACGATTCAAAAAATTTCGGCCCTTCTTGTGGCTTCCGCATCGTTCAGCATGGCTGGCGTCATCAACGTATATAAGGATGGCGAAAAAAATCCTTCGACAAGCCTGAACCTGACGACTATTGACAGCCTGACTTTCTCCGGAAAAGCCGAAAAGAAAGAGATGGACATCTCGGGAAAGGCCAAACAGTCTATCAAGCTTTCGGATATTGACCGCATGGCGTTCACGCTCAAGGACAAGAGCAAAGAAACGATGACCGTGACGGTAGGCGAAGGCGTCTTGGCAGGGAACCATACATTCAAGCTTTCTGAAATCAAGAATATCGAGATTATTGATATGGATTCCGAAAAGGACATGGATAGCGACGGCCTTGCCGACCTTGACGAAATTTACAAGTACGATACGAACCCGAACTCTGCCGATACGGATGGCGATGGCTGGAGCGATGGCGAGGAACTCGCCGACGGCATGTATTCGCCCACGAACCCGACCAAGTTCAATCCGCGTATTGCCGACGTGCCGGGGCTTAGGATAACGTTGAAAAAATCGCCTGGCATATGGCTTAATGTAACGACATCGGAAGGGAAAAACAAGAGTGAAACTATTACGGAAGGTACGGAAGTTACCAATACGAATTCAACGAGCTACGAGGAAAGCCGTAGCGTAGACATCATGAATGCCTGGAACGTTTCAACGACTCAAGGTGTAGAAGTCTCCGCTACCACTACTGGTGCAAATGTTGGTTATTCCGGAAAGGTTACTGTCGGTTACAACGGTAGCTACACTAGTTCCACGGGCATGAGCTGGGGCTCCTCCGTAGAAAGCAGCGTTGCTGAAAGCTACGAAAAGGCCATGGCCAAGGAAACGTCCGAAGGTAGCCAGGTGAACGGCGCAACGCTCTGTATGCAGGTGGAACTCAAAAATACATCAGACCTTGCTTTTACTATCGAGGCTTTAAAAATATCCGCTTCTACTTATGATATTAAGGATACCAGTACATTGGCAATCCTTGCCGACTTGAGCCGCGACGGCAGTTTAATCTGGAGCAATATCACGCTCAAGCCGGGTGAATCGACCGACGCAAATTTCTGCAATAGCGAAGTGCCGGTTGAACTAATTAAGAACCTAATCTACAATACAAGTGCTATCGTGCTCGGTTCTTCGACGCAAAAAATAACCATTGATGGTGGCAGCAACGATTTTACGGTAACATATACGAAGGTAGCCGCCAAGACGGCAGACATTACTATTGATTACGGTCCCGAAGCTACCGGCAACAGGTCTGTGCGATATCAGGTTGCAACGAATTACCGCTACAATCCCGACAACAAGGGAAGCGATGATATGTACGCAAAGACTTCTCTTGCAGAATTACTGCGCAATGCTCACGTGAATTTTAAACAAGATTCTGTTGAAGGACCTTCTAAGAAGAAACTTTACGGACTTGCCTCTATTGAAGAATACAAGTACAACTCGAAGGATAATGCCATGTGGTATGTTTCCATCCAGCGTGCTGCGGACCTGAAGAACGGACGCAACAACATAGAATTGTACACATTCTCCTACGCCTCCTATGATTTGGAAAAGATTCTCGTGGGTGCTGGAGATGCCGTGCATATCTTCTACAGCATGGACCAGGACCACGACGGGGTTCCGTTCTTGACGGAACACCTGTTTGGAACGGATGATACCAAGGTTGATTCCGATGGCGACGGTTTGTCGGATTACGATGAAATCAACGGATGGACCAAGGGCGAATCTACAGTCAAATTTTATACAAATCCGGCGAACGAAGATACGGATGGAGACGGAATGAACGACAA encodes:
- a CDS encoding T9SS type A sorting domain-containing protein; translation: MKKLVLFILVLTAFALAGTTHLIKVTKADGTTERFWVETVAKITFEADKNDSSQVLSTPASAKLAGASVTWNRHTGSLSISVPENRSIVRIFDALGNCVYRNASLVKGANEIYPGLHSGLYVVQVQTGTRLTNLNINVKQ